A region from the uncultured Bacteroides sp. genome encodes:
- the ovoA gene encoding 5-histidylcysteine sulfoxide synthase, whose product MQNLITKTVNLKEGTPESKRAEIRDYFLKTWEVDEKLYTQLVDDTAFYLRGDPLRHVILFYLGHTAVFFINKLLLAKIIDARVNPVFESIFAIGVDEMSWDDLDERHYNWPSVSAVRLYREEVKKTVLEVIDRTPLSLPVDWENPFWIILMGIEHERIHLETSSVLIRQLPIDKVVGGRFGKICEERGDAPVNAFLPVPGAEMKLGKPMDHPFYGWDNEYGSRVEQVEDFRATQMLVSNGEYLRFVEDGGYDAEGYWTEEGWNWRNFRQTGMPLFWRKKEHGYALRLVAEEIPMPWNWPVEVNYLEAKAYCNWLSAREGKTYRLPTEAEWYRLAEHCNISDVEGWNAVPGNINLEEYASPCPVDKFKQGDFYDVAGNVWQWTETPITGFAGFRVHPLYDDFSTPTFDGKHNLIKGGSWISTGNEATLHARYAFRRHFYQHAGFRVVESEHPLVIENDEYEMDPEVANSCENNWGDLFGAKLNFHNDLAALALTAVKDRKVTRVLDLNADTGRLAFELAPYFSHITALDFSARFIRMPIQLQEKGFVRYIVKEEDELVLYRELLLAETGLAAGKEPILFMQENANNIKPIYTGYDLIIVPNLLEELINPIAFLEHIHERLNEDGTLILASTYDWETNAIVKENRPGGFKRDGEPVTSLEGIQAILEHHFVLEKPPVDLTCTLRKSARCSEVRLSEVTVWRKKS is encoded by the coding sequence ATGCAGAATCTGATAACCAAAACCGTCAACCTGAAAGAAGGAACGCCTGAGAGCAAGAGGGCGGAGATCCGCGATTATTTTTTGAAAACCTGGGAAGTGGACGAGAAGCTGTACACGCAGCTCGTCGATGATACTGCTTTTTATCTGCGGGGTGATCCGCTGCGCCATGTCATTCTATTCTACTTGGGGCACACGGCGGTCTTCTTTATCAATAAGCTGTTGCTGGCCAAAATCATAGATGCCAGGGTGAACCCTGTCTTTGAATCGATCTTCGCCATCGGGGTGGACGAGATGAGTTGGGACGATTTAGACGAGCGGCATTACAACTGGCCCTCTGTCTCGGCCGTTCGCCTGTATCGGGAGGAAGTGAAGAAAACCGTTCTGGAGGTGATAGACCGCACCCCGCTCAGCCTTCCCGTGGATTGGGAAAATCCTTTCTGGATTATCCTGATGGGTATTGAGCATGAACGCATTCATCTGGAAACTTCGTCGGTGCTGATACGCCAGTTGCCTATTGATAAGGTGGTTGGCGGACGCTTCGGCAAAATCTGTGAGGAGCGGGGAGATGCTCCTGTCAATGCTTTTCTGCCTGTACCCGGCGCTGAGATGAAACTGGGCAAGCCGATGGATCATCCGTTTTACGGGTGGGACAACGAATATGGAAGCCGGGTGGAACAGGTAGAGGATTTTCGGGCTACCCAAATGTTGGTGTCTAATGGTGAATATCTGCGGTTTGTTGAAGACGGCGGTTATGATGCGGAGGGTTACTGGACGGAGGAGGGCTGGAACTGGCGCAACTTCAGGCAGACCGGTATGCCGCTATTTTGGAGAAAGAAGGAGCACGGATATGCCTTGCGACTGGTGGCGGAAGAAATTCCGATGCCGTGGAACTGGCCGGTGGAGGTGAACTATCTGGAGGCTAAGGCTTATTGCAATTGGCTGTCGGCCAGGGAGGGGAAGACTTATCGTTTGCCCACCGAGGCCGAGTGGTATCGCTTGGCAGAGCATTGCAACATCTCCGATGTGGAGGGATGGAACGCTGTGCCGGGAAACATCAATCTGGAAGAGTATGCCTCGCCTTGTCCCGTGGATAAGTTTAAGCAGGGCGACTTCTACGATGTGGCGGGGAATGTCTGGCAGTGGACGGAGACTCCGATCACGGGCTTTGCCGGATTTCGCGTGCATCCCTTGTACGACGATTTCTCCACGCCTACTTTCGATGGAAAGCATAACCTGATAAAGGGTGGTTCGTGGATCTCTACCGGAAACGAAGCCACGCTTCATGCCCGCTATGCGTTTCGTCGGCATTTCTACCAGCATGCGGGTTTCCGTGTGGTGGAGTCGGAACATCCGCTCGTGATAGAGAACGATGAGTATGAGATGGATCCGGAGGTGGCCAACTCGTGTGAGAACAACTGGGGGGATCTCTTTGGTGCGAAGTTGAACTTCCACAATGATCTTGCCGCTCTTGCGTTGACTGCCGTGAAAGACCGCAAAGTGACGCGGGTGCTCGATCTGAACGCCGATACCGGTCGTCTGGCTTTTGAGCTGGCACCCTACTTTAGTCACATCACCGCCCTCGACTTTTCTGCACGCTTCATCCGCATGCCTATTCAATTGCAGGAGAAAGGCTTTGTGCGCTACATCGTGAAAGAGGAAGACGAACTGGTGCTCTATCGGGAACTGCTCCTTGCCGAAACAGGTCTGGCAGCAGGCAAAGAGCCTATTCTCTTCATGCAGGAGAACGCCAATAACATAAAGCCGATTTATACCGGTTACGATTTGATTATTGTGCCCAACTTATTGGAGGAGTTGATAAACCCCATTGCCTTTTTGGAGCATATACACGAGCGACTGAATGAGGACGGTACGCTGATTCTTGCCTCTACCTACGACTGGGAAACAAATGCGATTGTTAAAGAAAACCGTCCCGGAGGCTTCAAACGAGATGGGGAACCGGTCACTTCATTGGAGGGCATCCAAGCCATCCTTGAGCACCATTTTGTCTTGGAAAAGCCTCCGGTCGATTTGACCTGCACGCTCCGTAAAAGTGCCCGCTGTTCGGAAGTCCGGCTGTCTGAGGTTACTGTTTGGAGAAAGAAATCTTAG
- a CDS encoding methyltransferase domain-containing protein — MESVKEQFDEISKKYDSQRRILIPCYDDFYGIATEWLHLNSPTPKILDLGAGTGLFSQFVLEKYPQADITLLDFSEQMLTVARERFANLKNVSFQIADMTTFQPQGKYDAVISSLAIHHLSDKDKQELFRKIHGLLNEGGVFVNAEQVKGSTDYIHSFYTQRRHHRLDHSELSKEAVGASYERNKLDKCASVSEQMEWLRQAGFKEVDCPFKYYIFAVLWGMK; from the coding sequence ATGGAAAGTGTAAAAGAACAATTTGATGAGATCTCGAAAAAGTACGATAGCCAACGGCGAATACTCATCCCATGCTATGATGATTTCTACGGCATAGCTACCGAATGGCTTCATTTGAATAGCCCTACCCCTAAAATCCTCGATTTGGGTGCCGGCACCGGCCTCTTTTCGCAATTTGTACTAGAGAAATATCCGCAGGCAGACATCACGCTGCTGGACTTTTCCGAGCAGATGCTGACTGTAGCACGGGAGCGCTTCGCCAACCTGAAGAATGTGTCCTTTCAAATCGCTGATATGACAACGTTTCAGCCTCAAGGGAAGTATGATGCCGTGATCTCTTCGCTCGCCATCCATCATTTATCCGACAAAGACAAACAAGAGTTATTCCGCAAAATACACGGCCTGCTCAATGAGGGTGGCGTTTTTGTCAATGCAGAGCAAGTGAAAGGCAGTACGGACTACATCCACTCGTTTTATACGCAAAGGAGGCACCACAGACTCGACCATTCCGAGCTAAGCAAAGAAGCCGTCGGAGCCTCCTATGAGCGAAACAAGCTGGATAAATGCGCCTCCGTTTCCGAACAAATGGAATGGCTACGCCAAGCCGGCTTCAAAGAAGTGGACTGCCCCTTTAAATACTACATATTTGCTGTGCTCTGGGGGATGAAATGA
- a CDS encoding type II restriction endonuclease gives MSELCDYAIDLVYKSRKAFTRFITINDTGQNGAHQAGFYIPKCAWSLLFDTPGVKGSNKDKLVKIRWQKVFETDSRFIYYGGGTRNEYRLTRFGKGFPFFSEDNVGDLLVIAQMEDDYYEAVVLQSDDDLEYFFTTFDLSPQTTNQLINKNLTSTPDEKLQALFNDFVSLRDCFPSTLEMGAAARELYLQAYKMGSADILSDPDKLLLRWVDSEYQLFKAFEVKLYGERIKTAFASVDELIEFSNSMLNRRKSRAGKSLEHHLSNVFSTAQLKFEEQVVTEENKRPDFIFPGSSEYRNFTFPAENLVFLGAKTTCKDRWRQIINEADRIETKHLFTLQQGISKNQLTEMYANGVCLVVPKDYVGMFDVNFQSRIFSLDKFIHFVAEKQQ, from the coding sequence ATGAGCGAATTGTGTGATTATGCCATTGACTTGGTATACAAATCAAGGAAAGCTTTTACTCGTTTCATCACTATAAATGATACGGGACAGAATGGAGCACATCAAGCTGGATTTTATATTCCCAAATGTGCTTGGAGTTTGCTATTTGACACACCCGGAGTGAAAGGATCCAATAAAGATAAATTGGTGAAAATAAGATGGCAAAAGGTTTTTGAGACTGATAGTCGTTTTATCTATTATGGAGGGGGCACACGCAATGAATATCGTTTGACACGTTTTGGAAAAGGATTTCCTTTCTTTAGTGAGGATAATGTGGGCGATTTGCTTGTGATAGCTCAAATGGAGGATGATTATTATGAAGCGGTTGTGCTTCAGAGTGATGATGATTTGGAGTATTTCTTCACCACTTTCGATTTGTCACCACAAACGACTAATCAACTTATAAACAAGAACCTTACATCTACGCCCGACGAGAAGCTGCAAGCGTTGTTTAATGACTTTGTTAGTTTGAGAGACTGTTTTCCTTCGACATTAGAGATGGGAGCTGCTGCCCGTGAACTTTATTTGCAGGCATACAAGATGGGGTCGGCTGACATCCTTTCTGATCCGGATAAACTATTGCTTCGTTGGGTTGACTCTGAATATCAGTTGTTTAAGGCGTTTGAAGTAAAATTGTATGGTGAACGAATAAAGACTGCGTTTGCATCTGTCGATGAATTGATAGAATTCTCTAATTCCATGTTGAATAGACGGAAAAGTCGTGCCGGAAAGTCTTTGGAGCATCATCTGTCCAATGTCTTTAGCACCGCTCAATTGAAATTTGAAGAACAGGTTGTCACTGAGGAGAATAAGAGGCCCGATTTCATCTTTCCCGGAAGTAGCGAATATCGTAATTTTACGTTTCCTGCGGAGAATCTTGTCTTTTTGGGAGCAAAAACAACTTGTAAGGACCGATGGCGCCAGATTATTAATGAGGCGGACAGAATAGAAACAAAGCATTTGTTTACCTTGCAGCAAGGAATTTCCAAGAATCAATTGACAGAGATGTATGCCAACGGGGTTTGTCTGGTTGTTCCCAAAGACTACGTTGGTATGTTTGATGTGAATTTTCAGTCTAGGATATTTTCTTTGGACAAATTCATTCACTTTGTTGCCGAAAAGCAACAATAG
- the dcm gene encoding DNA (cytosine-5-)-methyltransferase, protein MISEIFQPFSVKEFITGKSKNIQIFGPSSLRDDDTIISFEDQMAVITHYLHNKDTKMVRPFEKLAKGLIKDIYRHAIEDFSPLNLLAEPSFQYSFFNDVFNVPYPAPAKSKFTFIDLFAGMGGFRIAMQAQGGKCVYSSEWNKFAQKTYFANFGDMPFGDITKEEIKQFIPDGVDVLCAGFPCQPFSIAGVSKKKSLGREVGFRDKTQGTLFFDVADIIDRKRPKAFYLENVKNLLSHDKGKTFEIISSTLRELNYTLYYQVLDGKSFVPQHRERIMIVGFDNEYFQGKEDFSFPEMPEPRRMIKDILDPNPDAKYTLTDRLWAYLQAYAEGHRAKGNGFGFGMTDLNGISRTLSARYYKDGSEILIPQGEDKNPRRLTPRECARLMGYEDKYTISAVSELQAYRQCGNSVVVPLITAVSEKLVESLLKKKNKRK, encoded by the coding sequence ATGATATCAGAGATATTTCAACCGTTTTCCGTGAAGGAGTTCATAACGGGTAAATCAAAGAATATACAGATTTTTGGTCCTAGTTCGCTACGTGATGATGATACGATAATTTCTTTCGAAGATCAAATGGCTGTTATCACTCATTACTTGCACAATAAGGACACTAAGATGGTTCGTCCTTTTGAAAAATTGGCCAAAGGCCTGATAAAAGATATTTATCGGCATGCGATTGAAGATTTTAGTCCTTTGAATTTGCTGGCCGAGCCATCTTTTCAATATAGCTTCTTTAATGATGTTTTTAATGTTCCTTATCCTGCGCCTGCAAAATCGAAATTTACTTTTATCGATTTGTTTGCAGGTATGGGTGGCTTTCGTATTGCTATGCAGGCGCAAGGCGGAAAATGTGTTTATTCTTCGGAGTGGAACAAGTTTGCCCAGAAAACCTATTTTGCCAATTTCGGAGATATGCCTTTTGGTGATATAACGAAGGAAGAAATTAAACAATTTATACCCGACGGGGTTGATGTCTTATGCGCTGGCTTTCCTTGCCAACCTTTCTCGATAGCAGGAGTCTCAAAGAAAAAAAGTCTGGGCCGTGAGGTTGGTTTTAGAGATAAGACTCAAGGTACACTCTTTTTTGATGTGGCCGATATCATCGACCGTAAAAGACCCAAAGCTTTCTATCTTGAGAATGTAAAAAACTTGCTCTCGCATGATAAAGGAAAGACTTTTGAAATAATCTCTTCGACCCTGCGTGAGCTGAATTATACTCTATATTATCAAGTTCTTGATGGCAAATCGTTCGTGCCACAACATCGCGAGAGAATAATGATTGTGGGCTTCGATAATGAGTACTTTCAGGGCAAAGAAGACTTTTCATTTCCTGAAATGCCTGAGCCGAGAAGAATGATAAAGGATATTCTGGATCCTAACCCAGACGCTAAATATACGCTCACGGATAGGCTGTGGGCTTATCTACAGGCTTATGCCGAAGGGCATCGGGCTAAAGGAAATGGCTTTGGATTTGGAATGACAGACCTGAACGGAATTTCACGAACTTTGAGTGCCCGCTATTACAAGGATGGTTCGGAAATACTCATACCACAGGGGGAGGATAAAAATCCAAGAAGGCTGACACCGCGTGAGTGTGCCCGCTTGATGGGATATGAGGATAAATACACGATCAGCGCAGTGTCCGAATTGCAAGCTTACAGACAATGCGGTAATTCGGTGGTTGTGCCTCTCATTACGGCTGTGTCTGAAAAGTTGGTGGAATCATTGCTGAAGAAAAAAAATAAGCGAAAATGA
- a CDS encoding very short patch repair endonuclease, giving the protein MAEGGRGGAGKYFDVIAFEIANDCLPLLSIFIEQTFLGMTDIWSKEKRSAVMARIKSKNTKPELTVRHFLFSRGYRYRIHVTRLPGTPDIVLKKYRVVIFVHGCFWHGHSLDGNLPHTNVQFWADKIERNKERDYENKRILVSMGWKVIVIWECQLKSKAKAQTLNSLEFLLNKSFLDDRRLLSANAYGLQHPEGEEGSMAAEEPVEYGK; this is encoded by the coding sequence TTGGCTGAAGGAGGCAGAGGCGGTGCAGGGAAATATTTTGATGTGATAGCTTTTGAAATAGCAAACGATTGTCTACCTTTGCTATCCATCTTTATTGAACAAACATTTCTGGGAATGACAGATATTTGGAGTAAAGAAAAACGCTCGGCTGTAATGGCTCGTATAAAGAGCAAGAACACAAAGCCCGAATTGACCGTTAGGCATTTCTTGTTTTCCAGAGGCTATCGGTATCGCATACATGTAACCCGATTGCCCGGTACTCCTGATATTGTGCTGAAAAAGTACAGAGTGGTGATTTTTGTTCACGGTTGCTTTTGGCACGGGCATAGCTTGGATGGTAACCTGCCTCATACAAATGTTCAGTTTTGGGCGGATAAGATAGAACGTAACAAAGAACGGGATTATGAAAATAAAAGGATACTTGTTTCGATGGGATGGAAGGTTATCGTCATTTGGGAGTGCCAGCTGAAAAGTAAGGCGAAGGCGCAGACGCTCAATTCTTTGGAGTTCCTTCTGAATAAGAGTTTTCTTGATGACAGACGGCTGCTTTCGGCGAATGCTTACGGGTTACAGCATCCGGAGGGTGAGGAAGGAAGCATGGCTGCCGAGGAACCTGTAGAATATGGTAAATAA
- a CDS encoding bifunctional DNA primase/helicase: MHNFHKLGIETNGRTGGRMKTFCPKCHDSRKNKRDKSLSVNLDTGLFNCHYCGWKGSAAEREWTDNRAANTTNFAAAMPDHFRRPTFDVSDTTLPEKEARWFVETRCIPQKVLQIMGVTSRQEFMPQTAKKEHCVCFNYFENGELVNTKFRDGAKNFKMVAEAELIPYNIDGIHGTEECIITEGEIDALSFAAIGRTDVVSVPSGANRSLTWLDRFVESHFEDKRVIYIAVDNDRKGLELRAELLRRFGAERCRVVSYGPDCKDANEHLVKYGAESLRIALEQAPEIPLEGVFTADDVREDLRSLFENGLEKGADTGLENFDRYCTFELKRLCVITGVPGSGKSEFTDELVLRLCLRHEWRAAYFSPENMPLAYHLRKLSEKLTGCHFKQGFMTEMLYQASVRFLNDNMASILPEEDYTVTNILSKARELVRRRGIRILVIDPFNRLEHQIPAGQTETQYISAFIDQLSNFAQRNDCLVILVAHPRKMNREPGSQKDPVPTLYDINGSAAFVNKCDFGLVVERDRDAGLTRIHVRKIKFRHLGDNGSAPFVYNTVNGRYTPCEEHPDASAPSERITGVQFDCSSWLKEAEAVQGNILM; the protein is encoded by the coding sequence ATGCATAACTTTCATAAATTGGGAATAGAAACCAACGGCCGCACGGGTGGACGAATGAAAACTTTTTGTCCGAAGTGCCACGATAGCCGCAAAAACAAACGGGATAAATCGCTTAGTGTAAACTTGGATACGGGGCTTTTTAATTGTCACTATTGTGGTTGGAAGGGATCGGCTGCCGAACGGGAATGGACGGATAACCGTGCTGCCAATACCACCAACTTCGCTGCTGCGATGCCCGACCATTTCCGTCGCCCCACGTTCGATGTTTCCGACACCACACTGCCCGAGAAGGAAGCCCGTTGGTTTGTCGAAACCCGCTGCATCCCGCAGAAGGTGCTGCAAATCATGGGCGTTACCTCCCGACAGGAGTTCATGCCGCAGACGGCGAAAAAGGAGCATTGCGTCTGCTTCAATTATTTTGAAAACGGGGAGCTGGTGAACACCAAGTTTCGCGACGGGGCCAAGAATTTCAAGATGGTGGCGGAAGCGGAGCTTATTCCCTACAATATCGACGGCATCCACGGCACGGAGGAGTGCATCATCACCGAGGGAGAGATTGATGCGTTGTCGTTTGCTGCCATCGGGCGGACAGATGTGGTGAGTGTGCCGAGCGGGGCCAACCGCAGTCTGACGTGGCTGGATCGGTTTGTGGAGTCGCATTTTGAGGACAAGCGGGTGATCTATATCGCAGTGGACAATGATCGCAAGGGATTGGAGCTGCGGGCGGAGTTGTTGCGCCGCTTTGGGGCCGAACGTTGCCGGGTGGTGAGCTACGGGCCCGATTGCAAGGATGCCAACGAACATCTGGTGAAGTACGGTGCGGAGAGTTTGCGCATTGCCCTTGAGCAGGCGCCTGAAATCCCTCTCGAGGGGGTGTTTACGGCAGATGATGTGCGGGAGGATTTGCGTTCGCTCTTTGAAAACGGATTGGAAAAAGGGGCCGACACAGGGTTGGAGAATTTTGATCGTTATTGCACTTTCGAGCTCAAACGTCTTTGCGTCATCACCGGTGTGCCCGGTAGTGGAAAGTCCGAATTCACCGATGAATTAGTGCTTCGTCTCTGTTTGAGGCACGAGTGGCGCGCGGCCTATTTCAGTCCCGAAAACATGCCCTTGGCCTACCACCTGCGCAAGCTCTCCGAGAAGCTTACCGGATGCCACTTCAAACAGGGTTTCATGACTGAGATGCTCTATCAGGCTTCCGTGCGCTTCCTCAACGATAACATGGCCTCCATCCTGCCAGAAGAGGATTATACCGTGACCAACATCCTTTCCAAAGCCCGTGAACTGGTGCGCAGGCGGGGCATCCGCATTCTGGTCATTGACCCCTTCAACCGCCTCGAACATCAGATTCCGGCCGGACAAACGGAGACGCAATATATTAGCGCATTCATCGATCAACTTTCCAATTTTGCCCAGCGGAATGACTGCCTCGTGATACTGGTGGCACATCCCCGCAAGATGAATCGTGAGCCCGGTTCGCAGAAAGATCCCGTGCCCACACTCTACGACATCAACGGTTCCGCCGCCTTCGTCAACAAGTGCGATTTCGGCCTGGTGGTAGAGCGCGATCGCGATGCCGGACTCACCCGCATACACGTGCGTAAAATAAAGTTCCGTCATCTGGGCGACAATGGCAGCGCTCCCTTTGTGTACAACACCGTGAATGGTCGCTACACCCCCTGCGAGGAGCATCCCGATGCCTCCGCACCCTCCGAGCGCATCACCGGTGTACAGTTCGATTGCAGCAGTTGGCTGAAGGAGGCAGAGGCGGTGCAGGGAAATATTTTGATGTGA
- a CDS encoding Lin1244/Lin1753 domain-containing protein, with product MTNDQYFRLEANVMSDDRIYALNDELGMEGFGIYMALLIELRQRDKYVCALSSLTGLARKWDVALEKVAKVVHDFGLFCFGEADEGGATVDAAKAFCSPYLNRVMNPLERRRRASAENGEKGGRPSRQRSRSPQAKEVAEEASANTDSAVNADVANAKVANTHVMLQSKGVRSLLSNEETKLRFEDISVAEKTKMKPPETPCARALKPRKPSSHIVEKRRVKQSKEENIDFVDRKEKEKKIADATASADAFLPIRGADMNLGKPMDQVPLHPLTYPEGRFLPFRPWEECVDELEKEQAWMELMGMHSGMGRLFLDNRHRIVELFKEHVRLYAKEAGITSPDEAKNYFSHWIRAGTPSQRTLSARLQSELQSHSAVDPYVHEQRDPLTGARSYCGLPIPPDAPPRPSANAVWSDAVKEWSP from the coding sequence ATGACGAACGACCAGTATTTTCGTCTGGAGGCGAACGTGATGAGTGATGATCGCATTTATGCGTTGAATGATGAGCTGGGCATGGAGGGCTTCGGCATTTACATGGCTCTGCTCATCGAGCTTCGTCAACGGGATAAGTATGTTTGCGCGCTCTCCAGCCTGACGGGTTTGGCGCGTAAGTGGGATGTGGCTCTGGAAAAGGTGGCAAAGGTGGTGCACGATTTCGGCTTGTTTTGTTTCGGCGAAGCGGATGAGGGTGGTGCAACCGTTGATGCGGCCAAGGCTTTCTGTTCTCCTTATTTGAATAGGGTGATGAATCCGCTCGAAAGGCGTAGGCGGGCCAGTGCCGAAAACGGAGAAAAAGGCGGCCGGCCGTCGCGCCAAAGAAGTAGGTCGCCCCAAGCTAAAGAGGTAGCGGAAGAGGCGTCTGCGAATACTGATTCTGCCGTTAATGCCGATGTTGCGAATGCTAAAGTTGCCAATACTCATGTGATGTTGCAATCAAAAGGAGTACGTAGTTTGCTTTCGAATGAAGAAACAAAACTTCGTTTTGAGGATATTTCTGTTGCCGAAAAGACAAAAATGAAACCTCCTGAAACGCCTTGTGCTAGGGCGTTAAAACCTAGAAAACCTAGCTCCCATATAGTAGAGAAGAGAAGAGTAAAGCAGAGTAAAGAAGAGAATATCGACTTCGTCGATAGAAAAGAAAAAGAAAAGAAGATTGCCGATGCGACCGCTTCTGCCGATGCTTTTCTGCCTATACGCGGTGCTGATATGAATTTGGGTAAGCCGATGGATCAAGTTCCGCTCCATCCGTTGACTTATCCCGAAGGCAGATTTCTCCCTTTCCGTCCGTGGGAGGAATGCGTGGATGAGCTGGAGAAAGAGCAGGCGTGGATGGAGCTGATGGGCATGCATTCCGGCATGGGGAGGTTGTTTCTCGACAATCGCCACCGCATTGTGGAACTCTTCAAGGAACACGTGCGGCTCTACGCCAAAGAAGCGGGCATTACTTCTCCGGATGAGGCCAAAAACTATTTTAGCCATTGGATCAGAGCCGGAACTCCGTCGCAACGTACCCTTAGTGCCCGCTTGCAAAGCGAGTTACAGTCGCACTCGGCGGTCGATCCTTACGTTCATGAGCAGCGCGATCCGCTTACCGGTGCACGCTCTTACTGCGGACTGCCCATTCCGCCCGATGCCCCGCCACGCCCGTCGGCCAATGCCGTGTGGAGCGATGCCGTAAAGGAGTGGTCGCCCTGA
- a CDS encoding ABC-three component system protein, with the protein MAFQESCNRLIINLLQSTGRKNKSKEKGFGRFLLKRRNRIKTLEIKNNSIKSIFSSSKLYHLQKKTLLCIQREKTMYTRYQYENLNEIEFEELVIAICQQIFGIGCKTFSVGKDGGKDSWFEGTAEKYPSSGDPWKDVFVIQAKHTASPDASCSDNNFHENKTSVIAKEISRLQEIKKEQHFDNYLIFTNRKLSGGEHPKIKETLSTGLGIKNVDIIGKEDLDTYLKSYPDIVKRFGLHKFNAPERFYEKDIQEVILLFSDMNNSLNITPCNGTSLLLNINKKEKNKLNALSEEYFQFILENSLHYFTEIDSFLKDPRNKKYNLKYRNTVSDLQAFILQHKDEYPTFMNIIEHIVECIVDLDREEIRDRRSLVRIFVHFMYFNCDIGKTK; encoded by the coding sequence GTGGCATTTCAAGAAAGTTGTAACAGGCTAATTATAAACCTGTTACAATCCACGGGAAGAAAAAATAAAAGCAAGGAGAAAGGTTTTGGGAGATTTCTCCTTAAAAGGAGGAATCGGATCAAAACGCTTGAAATCAAAAATAATTCTATTAAAAGCATCTTTTCTAGCAGTAAGCTATATCATTTACAAAAAAAGACTTTACTTTGCATACAAAGAGAAAAAACCATGTATACCCGATATCAATACGAGAATTTAAACGAAATAGAATTTGAAGAACTTGTCATCGCAATATGTCAGCAAATATTCGGTATAGGGTGTAAAACCTTCTCAGTCGGAAAAGATGGGGGAAAAGATAGTTGGTTTGAAGGGACTGCTGAAAAATATCCTTCAAGTGGTGATCCTTGGAAAGATGTATTTGTGATTCAGGCAAAACATACGGCATCACCCGATGCAAGTTGTTCAGATAATAACTTTCATGAAAATAAAACCAGCGTCATTGCTAAAGAAATATCGCGACTACAAGAGATAAAGAAAGAGCAGCACTTTGACAATTATTTAATTTTTACCAATAGAAAGTTATCAGGTGGCGAACATCCCAAAATAAAAGAGACGTTATCAACGGGACTAGGTATTAAGAATGTTGACATAATAGGTAAAGAAGACCTTGACACCTACCTGAAATCATACCCAGATATTGTGAAAAGGTTTGGACTACATAAATTTAATGCACCCGAACGCTTTTATGAAAAAGATATTCAGGAAGTTATATTACTCTTTAGCGACATGAATAACAGCTTAAACATCACCCCTTGCAACGGCACGAGCCTGTTATTGAATATTAATAAAAAAGAGAAGAATAAGCTAAACGCACTCAGTGAAGAATACTTCCAATTCATATTGGAGAATTCGCTACATTACTTTACGGAAATAGATAGTTTCCTAAAGGACCCGAGAAACAAGAAATACAATTTAAAATATAGAAATACAGTCAGCGATTTACAAGCATTCATTCTTCAACATAAAGATGAATATCCAACTTTCATGAATATAATCGAACATATAGTAGAATGCATTGTTGATTTAGATAGAGAAGAAATACGAGATCGAAGAAGTTTAGTAAGAATCTTTGTTCACTTTATGTACTTTAATTGTGATATAGGTAAAACAAAATGA
- a CDS encoding ABC-three component system middle component 8 encodes MIAPNKYLDLDLSVINLGGIILSILKKSGMTKYDDLLDRVMMIQGEKSKEMFLPSLSFLFLLGKIQYNKSLDIIELKP; translated from the coding sequence ATGATAGCTCCAAACAAATATTTAGATTTAGATTTGTCCGTCATAAATTTAGGCGGCATTATCCTGAGCATATTAAAAAAATCAGGGATGACAAAGTACGATGACCTGCTTGATAGGGTAATGATGATACAAGGTGAGAAATCTAAAGAAATGTTTTTACCAAGCCTCAGTTTTCTCTTTTTATTGGGAAAAATACAATATAATAAAAGTCTCGATATCATAGAATTAAAGCCATGA